One stretch of Litoribrevibacter albus DNA includes these proteins:
- the ureA gene encoding urease subunit gamma has protein sequence MELSPREKDKLLIFVAAELAEKRRQRGVKLNYPECIALISAYIMEGARDGKTVAQLMNEGRQVISRDEVMDGIDAMLHEVQVEATFPDGTKLVTVHNPIA, from the coding sequence ATGGAACTCTCACCCAGAGAAAAAGATAAGTTACTGATTTTTGTAGCCGCCGAGTTAGCAGAAAAGCGAAGACAACGAGGCGTCAAATTGAACTATCCGGAGTGTATCGCCCTTATCTCTGCGTACATTATGGAAGGCGCTCGTGATGGTAAGACCGTTGCCCAGCTCATGAATGAAGGTCGTCAGGTGATCAGCCGGGACGAGGTGATGGACGGAATTGATGCCATGCTTCATGAAGTGCAAGTGGAAGCGACCTTTCCGGACGGCACTAAGTTAGTCACCGTTCATAACCCCATTGCGTAA
- a CDS encoding enoyl-CoA hydratase/isomerase family protein — protein MYQDITLTIENRIAHLQINRPECLNAIRIQTYQDIIAGLKEADASDDVSVIVISGANNVFTAGNDLADLVDGDTETLMACVQGIIETSHAVTKPVIAAVEKVAVGIGSTLLLHCDMVIAAENTKFRMPFSLLGVCPEGASSYLLEKHVGPKIAAELLMTGRFFSAQEAEKWGFINQTCEAKEAINKAMELAGELLKLPMPSLLETKRLLRAETAGKVPQVSRDELNAFVPLLVSDSTQARISMMLKGAK, from the coding sequence ATGTATCAAGACATTACCTTGACCATTGAAAACCGTATTGCTCACCTTCAGATTAATCGCCCTGAGTGTTTGAACGCCATTCGTATTCAAACCTATCAAGACATCATTGCGGGCCTGAAAGAAGCTGATGCGTCAGATGATGTATCCGTGATCGTGATATCAGGTGCGAACAACGTGTTCACTGCCGGTAATGATCTAGCGGATTTGGTAGATGGCGACACTGAAACTTTGATGGCGTGTGTTCAAGGCATCATCGAGACCAGTCACGCAGTCACTAAACCAGTGATTGCAGCGGTAGAGAAAGTGGCCGTAGGCATCGGTTCTACGCTGCTTCTGCACTGCGATATGGTCATCGCTGCTGAGAACACCAAGTTCCGTATGCCGTTTTCTCTATTGGGTGTATGTCCGGAAGGTGCTTCAAGCTATCTGTTGGAAAAACACGTTGGCCCTAAAATTGCCGCTGAGTTGCTAATGACTGGCCGTTTCTTTAGTGCCCAGGAAGCGGAAAAATGGGGTTTCATCAATCAAACCTGTGAAGCGAAAGAAGCCATCAATAAAGCGATGGAGCTTGCCGGTGAGTTGCTGAAACTACCAATGCCTTCGTTGTTAGAAACAAAACGTTTACTAAGAGCTGAAACGGCAGGAAAAGTACCTCAGGTTTCAAGAGACGAGCTAAATGCCTTCGTACCACTTTTGGTATCAGACTCAACCCAGGCTCGTATTTCTATGATGCTGAAAGGCGCTAAATAA
- the ureG gene encoding urease accessory protein UreG, which produces MSSKQTLRVGVGGPVGSGKTALLTTLCREMRDHYNIAVVTNDIYTKEDAQFLTRNEALSEDRILGVETGGCPHTAIREDASMNLAAVKELQDRHEGLEMVLVESGGDNLSATFSPELSDLTLYVIDVSAGDKIPRKGGPGITKSDLLIINKTDLAPIVGASLEVMDRDAKKMRGDRPFVFSNLKSGQGVKEIVRFIIEQGMLRETGLMKD; this is translated from the coding sequence ATGAGCAGTAAACAAACATTACGCGTGGGTGTAGGTGGCCCGGTTGGGTCAGGTAAGACGGCGTTATTAACAACTTTATGTCGTGAGATGCGTGATCACTACAACATCGCGGTGGTGACCAACGACATTTACACCAAAGAAGATGCACAGTTCCTAACCCGTAATGAAGCGTTAAGTGAAGACCGTATCTTGGGTGTGGAAACCGGCGGTTGCCCGCACACGGCGATTCGTGAAGATGCGTCGATGAACCTGGCGGCGGTGAAAGAACTTCAGGATCGTCATGAAGGCTTGGAGATGGTGCTGGTGGAGTCGGGCGGTGATAACTTGTCAGCAACCTTCAGCCCGGAATTGTCGGATCTGACCTTGTATGTGATCGATGTGTCTGCGGGCGATAAGATTCCACGCAAAGGTGGCCCGGGCATTACCAAGTCGGATTTGTTGATTATCAACAAAACGGACTTGGCGCCGATCGTAGGCGCGTCTTTGGAAGTGATGGATCGAGATGCGAAGAAGATGCGCGGTGATCGTCCGTTTGTGTTCTCCAACCTGAAAAGTGGTCAGGGCGTAAAAGAGATTGTTCGCTTTATTATTGAGCAGGGCATGTTACGCGAAACGGGCTTGATGAAAGACTAA
- the ureE gene encoding urease accessory protein UreE has product MITISEKLTQTETDGLDIKDTICLPFDERKRGRLKTVTASGEDVGIFVERGEVMRDGTLLKAESGDIFQVVAANEEVTTASTADAHLFARACYHLGNRHVPLQVGDGWLRYQNDYVLDDMLCQLGLDVQHEQAPFEPENGAYGEHASGGHSHHGHSHGGHSHGHGHDHSHSHSHDDGHHH; this is encoded by the coding sequence ATGATCACAATTTCAGAAAAACTAACCCAAACGGAAACCGATGGGTTAGACATCAAAGACACCATTTGTTTGCCTTTTGATGAGCGCAAACGAGGTCGCTTAAAAACAGTGACCGCCTCGGGTGAGGATGTCGGTATTTTTGTTGAGCGTGGCGAAGTGATGCGCGACGGTACTTTGTTGAAGGCCGAGTCGGGTGACATTTTCCAAGTGGTTGCAGCGAATGAAGAGGTCACCACGGCCTCAACGGCAGACGCGCATTTGTTTGCTCGTGCCTGTTATCACTTAGGGAATCGCCATGTGCCTTTGCAGGTAGGCGACGGTTGGCTGCGCTATCAAAACGATTATGTGCTGGATGATATGCTGTGTCAGTTGGGCCTGGATGTACAACATGAGCAAGCCCCCTTTGAGCCGGAGAATGGCGCGTATGGTGAGCACGCCAGTGGCGGACATTCTCATCATGGGCATTCACATGGTGGTCACTCACATGGGCATGGTCATGATCACTCGCATAGCCATTCACACGACGATGGCCATCACCACTAG
- a CDS encoding SDR family NAD(P)-dependent oxidoreductase — MSSVVWITGCASGLGKHLVEAFYLRGYRVVATDINSGALTRHALTERWPDDSVMCAPLDVTSAEQWSALLSDVLEKWGQIDYLLNVAGYLKPGYAHQQSLDEIDRHLDINVKGLMYGCQLVGQQMTKQKSGHIINIASTAALASVPGLNLYSASKFAVRAFSLAIRHELKPYGVNVSVICPDAIQTPMLTLQETYEEAAMTFSGNKVLKVEDIELLIFDRVIPKAPAEAMIPFSRGVLAKLGNLFPGLTDRLVVFLQEKGKKAQRSSYKS; from the coding sequence ATGTCATCGGTTGTATGGATCACAGGCTGTGCCAGTGGCTTAGGAAAGCACCTCGTAGAAGCGTTTTATTTGCGGGGCTATCGAGTGGTGGCAACTGATATCAACAGCGGTGCTCTGACCCGACATGCCCTTACCGAGCGATGGCCGGACGATTCCGTGATGTGTGCGCCGTTGGATGTTACCTCTGCCGAGCAGTGGTCTGCATTGCTCTCTGATGTGCTCGAAAAGTGGGGGCAGATTGATTACCTACTTAATGTGGCAGGCTATTTAAAACCGGGTTACGCGCATCAACAATCACTTGATGAGATAGATCGTCATCTCGACATTAATGTCAAAGGCCTGATGTATGGATGTCAGTTGGTCGGGCAGCAAATGACTAAACAGAAATCCGGACACATCATCAATATCGCCTCTACTGCTGCGCTGGCTTCGGTGCCCGGATTAAATCTCTACAGTGCCTCCAAGTTTGCAGTTCGCGCGTTCAGTTTGGCCATTCGACATGAGCTCAAACCTTATGGGGTTAACGTCTCTGTGATTTGTCCTGATGCCATACAAACGCCGATGTTGACCTTGCAAGAGACCTATGAAGAAGCTGCCATGACCTTCTCAGGTAATAAAGTCCTGAAGGTGGAAGATATCGAGCTGTTGATCTTTGATCGGGTTATTCCAAAAGCGCCTGCCGAAGCGATGATTCCATTCAGTCGAGGCGTGTTGGCTAAATTAGGTAACCTATTCCCGGGCTTAACTGACCGGCTGGTGGTATTCCTACAAGAAAAAGGTAAAAAAGCGCAACGAAGTTCTTACAAAAGCTAG
- a CDS encoding urease accessory protein UreD, with protein sequence MIEGRRLNDQLKTAALLPDSQLDPSLHWLANYQAELVYLDGKTRLGRTDSFGPLRVQRPFYPEGDVCAHLYLLHPPGGLVAGDYLTIGFHLGPKAQALVTTPSAGKIYNNITDRKQYQKVHLTVADEAVMEWLPQETIVFDGANGELVTEVELEQNGTFVGWDIVCMGRPSSEDWFERGSVRQLLSIKRQGKLIHIENNLIDANSGIMNVRAGLAGQPVFGSFMITCDALTELTEEQRDFLQEMAKGALVSVTVKPGITVVRYLGACSETAKKVFTQYWAWVREEVNQRGACPPRIWNT encoded by the coding sequence ATGATTGAAGGAAGACGTTTGAACGATCAACTCAAGACAGCTGCACTATTACCGGATTCCCAGCTTGACCCTAGTTTGCATTGGTTGGCGAACTATCAAGCGGAGTTGGTGTATCTGGATGGAAAAACACGGCTGGGACGAACAGACAGCTTTGGACCATTACGGGTGCAACGACCTTTTTATCCAGAGGGCGATGTCTGTGCCCATCTTTATCTGTTACACCCGCCGGGTGGCTTGGTAGCCGGGGATTATCTCACCATCGGTTTTCATCTTGGGCCTAAAGCGCAGGCCTTGGTCACCACGCCTTCCGCAGGGAAGATCTACAACAACATTACTGACCGTAAGCAGTATCAAAAGGTGCATCTCACCGTTGCCGATGAGGCTGTAATGGAGTGGCTTCCGCAGGAAACCATTGTTTTTGATGGCGCGAACGGTGAGCTAGTTACTGAAGTAGAGCTTGAACAGAATGGGACCTTTGTCGGTTGGGATATCGTCTGCATGGGGCGGCCGAGCAGTGAAGATTGGTTTGAACGAGGCTCAGTACGTCAGCTCTTATCTATTAAACGCCAAGGCAAACTGATCCATATCGAGAATAACCTGATTGATGCTAACTCCGGAATTATGAACGTGCGCGCTGGTTTGGCCGGTCAGCCGGTGTTTGGCAGCTTCATGATTACCTGTGATGCCTTAACTGAATTAACGGAAGAACAACGAGATTTCTTACAGGAAATGGCCAAAGGCGCTTTGGTGTCTGTGACTGTGAAACCGGGGATTACCGTCGTGCGCTATCTTGGCGCTTGTTCGGAAACGGCTAAAAAAGTGTTTACCCAATATTGGGCGTGGGTACGTGAAGAGGTAAACCAACGTGGTGCATGTCCGCCGAGAATTTGGAATACCTGA
- the ureC gene encoding urease subunit alpha, with the protein MTTIDRKAYVDMYGPTVGDKVRLGDTELFISPEKDFTVYGDEVKFGGGKVIRDGMGQSQDTSDKVPDTVITNALILDVTGIIKADVAINDGRICAIGKAGNPDTQPGVTINVGPGTEVIAGEGQILTAGAIDAHIHFICPQQVEEALMSGITTMIGGGTGPATGTNATTCTPGPWHIGKMLQAVDELPMNFGFLGKGNASLPDALREQVEAGAIGLKLHEDWGTTPASIDCCLSVAEELDVQVAIHTDTLNESGFVEDTLAALKGRVIHTYHTEGAGGGHAPDIIKACGESNVLPSSTNPTRPYTINTVDEHLDMLMVCHHLDPNIPEDVAFADSRIRRETIAAEDILHDLGAFSMISSDSQAMGRVGEVITRTWQTAHKMKVQRGALPEEAETTTVSGADNFRARRYIAKYTINPAITHGISEHVGSIEVGKLADLVLWKPAFFGTKPSLIMKGGMIAAAPMGDPNASIPTPQPVHYRMMFGALGKAVSATSLTFVSKAAIEKESLSHLGLEKTLTPVQNCRSVRKSDMVLNDYQPTVEVDPQTYVVKADGVELKCEPAEELPLAQRYYLF; encoded by the coding sequence ATGACAACCATAGATCGTAAAGCCTATGTAGATATGTACGGCCCAACCGTCGGTGACAAAGTCCGTTTGGGCGACACCGAGTTATTCATTTCGCCAGAGAAAGATTTCACCGTGTATGGCGATGAAGTGAAGTTCGGTGGCGGTAAGGTAATTCGTGATGGCATGGGCCAGAGTCAGGATACCTCAGACAAAGTGCCGGATACCGTGATCACCAACGCCTTGATTCTGGATGTCACCGGCATCATCAAAGCCGACGTTGCCATTAACGATGGTCGCATTTGTGCCATTGGTAAGGCAGGCAACCCGGATACTCAACCGGGTGTGACCATTAATGTCGGGCCGGGTACTGAAGTGATTGCGGGCGAAGGTCAAATTCTTACCGCTGGTGCTATCGACGCGCACATTCATTTCATCTGTCCACAGCAGGTGGAAGAAGCCTTGATGTCGGGCATCACCACTATGATCGGTGGTGGTACCGGCCCAGCCACAGGCACCAATGCGACTACCTGTACGCCGGGGCCGTGGCATATTGGTAAAATGCTGCAAGCGGTGGACGAGTTACCGATGAACTTTGGCTTCCTGGGGAAAGGCAATGCGTCTTTGCCAGATGCCTTGAGAGAGCAGGTGGAAGCCGGTGCCATTGGCTTAAAACTGCATGAGGATTGGGGCACGACGCCTGCGTCTATCGACTGTTGTTTGTCGGTGGCGGAAGAGCTCGACGTTCAGGTGGCGATTCACACCGATACTCTGAATGAATCCGGGTTTGTGGAAGACACCTTAGCGGCGTTGAAAGGCCGGGTGATTCACACCTACCACACCGAAGGTGCGGGTGGTGGTCATGCGCCGGACATCATCAAGGCCTGTGGTGAATCCAATGTTTTGCCTTCTTCAACCAATCCAACCCGTCCTTACACCATCAATACGGTGGACGAGCATTTGGACATGTTGATGGTGTGTCACCACCTTGATCCAAACATTCCTGAAGACGTGGCCTTTGCGGATTCCCGTATTCGTCGTGAAACCATTGCGGCGGAAGACATTCTTCATGATCTAGGCGCGTTCAGCATGATCTCTTCGGATTCCCAAGCGATGGGCCGTGTCGGTGAAGTGATTACTCGCACCTGGCAGACCGCGCACAAAATGAAGGTGCAACGTGGCGCGCTGCCGGAAGAAGCAGAGACGACTACCGTATCGGGTGCCGATAACTTCCGTGCCCGTCGTTACATCGCCAAGTACACCATCAACCCGGCCATTACTCATGGTATTTCTGAGCATGTGGGTTCCATTGAAGTGGGTAAACTGGCGGACTTGGTGTTGTGGAAACCGGCGTTCTTCGGCACCAAACCCTCTTTGATTATGAAAGGCGGAATGATTGCGGCTGCGCCAATGGGCGATCCGAATGCGTCGATTCCTACGCCTCAGCCGGTGCATTACCGCATGATGTTTGGTGCGTTGGGCAAAGCGGTGTCGGCCACCAGTCTGACCTTTGTGTCTAAAGCGGCGATTGAGAAAGAGTCTTTATCTCACCTTGGTTTGGAGAAGACCTTAACGCCGGTTCAGAACTGCCGTTCAGTGCGTAAGTCGGACATGGTGTTGAACGATTATCAGCCGACCGTAGAAGTTGATCCGCAAACCTATGTGGTGAAAGCCGATGGCGTTGAGTTGAAGTGTGAGCCTGCGGAAGAGCTGCCATTGGCTCAGCGTTATTACTTGTTCTAG
- a CDS encoding type II toxin-antitoxin system RelE/ParE family toxin translates to MNISFSASAVEDLKSIKEYYSEQGVPQIGQDFVASIIEHVETLATHPEIGRVVPEFNDESIRELIHSPFRVVYLRESQAIKVIRVWRSERLLKLP, encoded by the coding sequence GTGAATATTTCTTTTTCAGCATCGGCAGTCGAAGACCTTAAGAGCATCAAAGAGTATTATTCGGAGCAGGGTGTTCCTCAAATAGGCCAGGATTTTGTTGCATCCATCATTGAGCATGTCGAAACTCTGGCAACCCACCCTGAAATTGGGAGGGTTGTGCCGGAGTTTAATGATGAATCTATTCGTGAACTGATTCATTCGCCATTTCGAGTTGTGTATCTCCGCGAGAGTCAGGCAATTAAAGTTATTCGTGTATGGCGTAGTGAACGCCTGCTTAAACTGCCTTAG
- a CDS encoding type II toxin-antitoxin system Phd/YefM family antitoxin produces MQTKFSEDVIPLSDLKVNPGKVVNHAKDTHRPVLLTSRGRGVAVVQGLDDYESAKEELEFVKAVAQGLMEIKEGDTSDIDEVKKQLGL; encoded by the coding sequence ATGCAAACAAAATTTTCTGAAGACGTTATTCCATTGTCTGACCTTAAAGTTAATCCCGGTAAAGTAGTCAATCATGCTAAGGATACGCATCGACCAGTGCTTTTAACGAGCAGAGGTCGTGGTGTAGCGGTGGTTCAGGGATTGGATGATTACGAAAGTGCTAAAGAAGAACTTGAGTTTGTAAAGGCGGTTGCTCAAGGTTTAATGGAGATTAAGGAAGGTGATACTTCTGATATCGATGAAGTGAAAAAGCAGTTAGGTCTTTAG
- a CDS encoding YaiI/YqxD family protein: MPIWVDADACPRVIKDILFRAADRAAIELILVANQPLATPPSKFIRSVQVMPGFDVADHYIAQNIIEGDLVITGDIPLAGEVIELKATVLTPRGESLHKGNIGPRLTMRNFMEDMRSAGQVSGGPPAMNQTERRDFANKLDQWIAKLRK; this comes from the coding sequence ATGCCTATATGGGTCGATGCCGATGCCTGCCCACGAGTCATCAAAGACATCTTATTTAGAGCGGCTGATCGCGCTGCCATAGAGTTGATTTTAGTTGCTAATCAGCCGCTTGCTACTCCACCTTCAAAATTTATTCGATCGGTACAAGTGATGCCCGGCTTCGACGTGGCCGACCACTACATTGCTCAAAACATCATCGAAGGCGATTTAGTGATTACCGGTGATATTCCTCTGGCCGGTGAAGTCATCGAGCTCAAAGCAACTGTCCTGACACCGCGCGGCGAAAGCCTGCACAAAGGCAACATCGGCCCACGCTTGACCATGAGAAACTTTATGGAAGACATGCGAAGTGCCGGTCAAGTAAGCGGTGGGCCACCCGCGATGAATCAAACCGAGCGTAGGGATTTTGCGAATAAACTGGATCAGTGGATTGCGAAGTTGAGGAAGTAG
- a CDS encoding urease accessory protein UreF: MKTTSLLSLLHISSPALPIGAFAYSQGLEYTLDAGWCKTAKDVEQWIESVLRFGLAGVDLPILQRLHQAWQTNDQEAVQHWNDMLLAFRETKELYLEDVQVGAAFKQWHLAQLSESESLKQADDIEAKLEWLEKPSVVAMYALHGVLTDIPVEECLIGFCWAWLENQIAAASKAMPMGQTDGQRIMRRLIPVIDEVVAHAMTLPDEEVGSGLVGLAMSSSLHEHQYSRLFRS, translated from the coding sequence GTGAAAACCACAAGCTTATTAAGCCTTCTTCATATCTCCAGCCCAGCCTTGCCGATCGGTGCCTTTGCTTATTCGCAAGGCTTGGAATACACCCTGGATGCCGGTTGGTGTAAGACCGCGAAGGATGTCGAGCAGTGGATTGAGTCTGTTCTCAGGTTTGGTCTTGCGGGTGTGGATTTGCCGATTTTACAGCGTTTGCATCAGGCTTGGCAGACGAATGACCAAGAGGCGGTTCAACATTGGAATGACATGCTTCTGGCCTTTCGGGAAACCAAAGAACTGTACCTGGAAGACGTGCAAGTAGGTGCAGCCTTCAAACAGTGGCATCTAGCTCAACTCTCGGAAAGCGAGTCTCTTAAGCAAGCTGATGATATTGAAGCAAAGCTGGAATGGCTGGAAAAACCGTCGGTGGTCGCAATGTATGCGTTGCATGGTGTGTTGACTGACATTCCGGTGGAGGAATGTCTGATCGGTTTCTGTTGGGCCTGGTTGGAAAACCAAATCGCCGCAGCCAGTAAAGCCATGCCGATGGGGCAGACGGATGGGCAGAGAATCATGCGACGTTTGATCCCGGTGATTGACGAAGTAGTGGCTCACGCGATGACGTTACCGGATGAAGAGGTCGGATCTGGCTTGGTGGGTTTGGCAATGTCGTCGTCGCTGCATGAGCATCAGTATTCGCGATTATTTAGATCTTGA
- a CDS encoding urease subunit beta, producing the protein MIPGEYIVADEPITLNVGRKTVTVQVSNSGDRPIQVGSHYHFYETNLSLQFDREVTKGYRLNIPAGTAVRFEPGQTREVELVEYAGTKTVYGFRGDVMGKV; encoded by the coding sequence ATGATTCCAGGCGAATACATAGTGGCTGATGAGCCCATTACCTTAAACGTAGGGCGCAAGACAGTGACGGTTCAAGTGTCGAATTCGGGTGACCGTCCCATCCAGGTGGGCTCTCACTATCACTTTTATGAAACTAACTTATCGCTGCAGTTTGATCGCGAAGTGACCAAAGGCTATCGCTTAAATATTCCTGCGGGCACGGCGGTGCGTTTCGAGCCGGGCCAGACCCGAGAGGTTGAGCTGGTGGAATATGCGGGGACGAAAACTGTATACGGTTTCCGTGGCGATGTCATGGGTAAGGTATAA
- a CDS encoding sensor histidine kinase, producing MQRILSVICLLILCLLSFEALASERKQVLVISAYHPAFPTFYRQNRGVHQGLKEQGFDQTNMDLDYEYMDSKRFLTEENLANFTASLRYKMSQLSRPYDVVLVADDNALDFALQNRSTLFNNIPVVFFGVNNVNKALLLDADPQFTGVVEGISIKETFDVIKRIYGDKTSLQVIVDETPSGQSNLKSIMAYQVRAEGVDLNVLDLSRMTYPQLAKELETSSSDAVLLLSGFRDAVGTKKDFYELTAFLEAASPSPIYHFWRHGVGDGLFGGKVVSHFEQGRIAAKMAGEILRGTPVSDFSVIAESPNVYMFDYAKLKDYGLSEALIPESTQWFNKPITLRESNPQAYWVAVATILVCLFVISALFVFIWMRRRDVNRLEIAYEAKTEELKKTYDDLVHSEKMASLGRLVAGVAHEINTPVGVGVTTTTYLQSLFDDIERAYNSGELSKRQMEVFINNCKEGSDILLGSLSGAAQLISSFKQVAVDQSDEKCRELNTVDYIKAIALSLSPKLKLKGVEVEVVGNNDAMLTTYPGAISQIFTNLIINSLVHGFETKKTLCQIRIEVDVKEESVEITYQDNGKGMNEVTVQKAFDPFFTTKMGEGGSGLGLNIVYNLVKNKLHGDIRCESKVGQGVTFRISLPNLEKPKEEIPELADTPAQESVILH from the coding sequence ATGCAAAGAATACTGAGTGTTATCTGTTTGTTGATATTGTGCTTGTTATCGTTTGAGGCATTGGCCTCTGAACGTAAGCAAGTATTGGTTATTAGCGCGTATCATCCTGCATTCCCAACCTTCTATCGTCAGAATCGAGGGGTTCATCAAGGCTTGAAAGAACAGGGCTTTGATCAAACCAATATGGATCTCGATTATGAATACATGGATTCCAAACGCTTTCTGACCGAAGAAAACCTTGCCAATTTTACGGCTTCGCTGCGTTATAAAATGTCTCAGTTATCGCGCCCTTATGATGTGGTCTTAGTGGCGGATGACAATGCGCTCGATTTTGCGCTCCAGAATAGATCGACCCTCTTTAACAATATCCCGGTTGTTTTCTTTGGTGTGAATAACGTAAATAAAGCGCTACTGCTTGATGCTGATCCGCAATTTACCGGGGTGGTGGAAGGAATTTCCATCAAAGAAACCTTTGATGTGATCAAGCGAATTTATGGCGATAAAACATCACTTCAGGTGATTGTCGATGAGACTCCGTCTGGGCAGTCCAATCTCAAATCAATTATGGCGTATCAGGTGCGAGCAGAAGGTGTAGACCTGAACGTGTTGGATCTTTCCAGAATGACCTATCCCCAGTTGGCAAAAGAACTGGAAACGTCTTCCAGTGATGCGGTGCTATTGCTCAGTGGCTTCCGTGATGCCGTCGGAACGAAGAAAGATTTCTATGAATTAACCGCATTTCTCGAAGCTGCCTCGCCCAGCCCCATCTATCACTTTTGGCGTCATGGCGTAGGGGATGGTTTGTTCGGCGGTAAAGTCGTTAGTCACTTTGAGCAGGGACGAATTGCCGCCAAGATGGCGGGAGAGATTCTACGAGGAACGCCGGTGTCAGATTTCTCTGTCATCGCTGAAAGCCCCAATGTGTACATGTTTGATTATGCGAAACTCAAAGATTACGGTCTTTCAGAGGCTCTCATTCCTGAGTCCACCCAGTGGTTCAATAAGCCTATTACCTTACGTGAATCGAACCCTCAAGCTTATTGGGTTGCGGTCGCGACTATCTTGGTCTGTTTGTTTGTTATTTCTGCGCTGTTTGTCTTTATCTGGATGCGTAGAAGAGACGTAAACCGCTTGGAAATAGCCTATGAGGCAAAAACAGAAGAGCTAAAAAAAACCTATGATGATTTGGTTCACTCGGAAAAAATGGCGTCCTTGGGCCGTTTGGTCGCAGGCGTGGCTCATGAGATTAATACCCCGGTCGGCGTCGGGGTTACGACGACCACCTATTTGCAAAGCTTGTTTGATGATATCGAACGCGCCTATAACTCGGGTGAACTCTCGAAGCGTCAGATGGAAGTCTTCATCAATAACTGCAAAGAGGGGTCGGATATCCTTCTCGGTAGCCTGTCGGGAGCGGCGCAACTCATATCAAGCTTCAAACAAGTGGCGGTTGATCAGAGTGATGAGAAGTGTCGGGAACTCAATACGGTAGATTACATTAAGGCCATTGCTCTGAGCCTGTCTCCCAAACTGAAACTCAAAGGGGTTGAAGTTGAAGTGGTCGGGAACAACGATGCCATGCTCACAACTTATCCGGGGGCTATCTCCCAAATTTTTACTAACTTGATTATTAACAGCCTGGTTCATGGCTTTGAAACCAAGAAGACCCTGTGTCAAATCCGCATTGAGGTGGACGTCAAAGAAGAAAGCGTTGAAATTACCTATCAGGACAACGGTAAGGGCATGAACGAGGTTACGGTACAAAAAGCCTTTGATCCGTTCTTTACCACCAAGATGGGTGAAGGCGGCAGTGGCTTGGGATTGAACATCGTATACAACCTAGTTAAAAATAAACTGCATGGTGATATTCGGTGTGAAAGTAAAGTCGGTCAGGGTGTAACCTTCCGGATCAGTTTACCCAACCTGGAAAAACCGAAAGAAGAGATACCTGAACTGGCCGATACACCAGCTCAGGAAAGTGTCATTCTACACTAG